The sequence CAACTTCCTGACAATCGCTTCTGTACGTGCAATATCGCCGCGGTATGGCAGGTCCGGGTTCTGGAACGTGCACGCGTACTCGTGCCCCCCGCGCGAGATTGTATGCACGCCTGTAACGATTATTGCAAAAGATTCGCCGCGGGTCAGCCGATCGAAAGTATGGAGCGACGATCGAACACCTCCGCCCGTAATTGGTATCAGCGTGACGTCTGGCAACCGTCTTTCCCGATCGTTCCCCGAACTGGTTTGAATCGGACGATCAAAACGGAAACGCTCGATCGATAAAAATAGCCGCGGCCGGGTAATTATCGCGTCGTAGAAATTCTACTGTAATTAAAAGAACGTTAACGCGGCGTACGATCGGATCGTAAACAGAGGTACGAACGACTTCCAGACTAGCCGACGATTAACGAGCCATCTTTCCGCGAACGCGAATCGAAGGCGGGCACGGAAAAATGGCGATAAACCAAGAACTGTACCGTGACACGCTTCACCGGTAGTAATCCCGACCCGAAGTAGCTCCGTGACGTACCGTTATTTCGGCTTTAAAGTTTTGTAACCGCGTGACCCAGACCCACGAAGCGATCAGCGAATGCCAAAGACTCGAGGCTAAAGCTAGCAACGCGTACGCACATGCACGCGCGCTGACTCTTAACCGGAATTCCTGTATTTCTCGACTCTCGGGCTTTCTGGATCCATTCACGCCGATCGGCGTCGCGCCGCCATTACTCTGCTCGCGTTTAATCCTGCCGTTAACTCATTACAACGAGTGAATTCCACTGTAACGGCGACTCCGAGCTGTCATATCTACAATCGAAAGCTGCTAACGGGTAATTCGATTAATCTACCAAGCACAAATCGATAcgtaacatttttcttttcgcGGAAAGAGTCGTTAGAAGCTTGAAAACTCTCCGACCGCTAAAGGTTAACGTCTGCGCTCGCTCGAGTGATTGATCGCGCTTAAAAATCGAGCGAACAAGCGATAATAAATTTCACTTAGTCTTCCGGCGGAGTGAGAGATCACGCGGTCGAGTCGTGTTATTAATGCAAGGTGAAACCGTTCTAATTGAAGAACGAGCCGCGAAAGAATCGAGAGAACTTGGGCGGCGCGTAGCACGCGCGAGCCTGAACGCGTTTACACTAGGCTTAATTAACCCGTTCGCACGAAACGGTAACTCCGTGTCCCACGAGAAACGGGGTCTTCCCGAGAGCCGTCTAAAGAGACAACGGATGCTTTCACCCCGCGATTCAACGCGCGCAGTCTCCCGTATTTAAATTAACGGGGCTCTCTCGGCTAGCGGATTCAAAGGAATTACCTCCGCGAGCCTAACGATGGAATGCAAATAAGGCTCGTCGGGAGCGTCGACTCGAAAATCAAAGGCCAACCGCTCGCGATCGACCTTGAAGCACATCACCGGAAACGCTATCCCGCGAGTCGAGAGAACTGGCTCCTCTTCTAATCGTTCCGCAGATTTTATCGGCTCCTCCGGCACCCTTGGAGAAGCTCCGCGAGGCATGCCATTATCGTTGCCTACTTTTATCCTGATAGACGACCTTGAGTCCCCGACGATCAAACGGCTTATCAGCTACGAGTATCCGCGTATCTCCGCGAGCCGCGCTGGAAATCTTCGTTCGAACGCGAGACGGCCATTCCTCCGCTTGTAAATCTAACGCTGAATCTCCGCGATGGTACAAACCTCCTCGGATACTAGTGGGAATCTAGAGTCACGTATCCTTGCAACAGTTTGTCCTTTTGTCCGTCTTCCGCGTGTGCTCTCGGCCGAAGAGAGAAGAACCGCGGTCGATGTCCTCGTAAAACGCGAAATGGACAAGCGTCTGCGTGCACGtgcatatattataatattttttatgccGCTGTAAAGAAGCTGAATCGTTTCTCTCGCCTCTACGGCGAATTATAAGGGGCACGTGCTCCCATGTACGTGGATCGTCGGTTTCCATCGACATCCGAGCGGTCTTTTCACTCCGGGAAAAAGTTTCTCGTCGGTGCCCGTTTTGCACGCGCGAAACCCTCCATAATTCCATCGCTTTACGGCTATCTTCCGCTCGACCCACTAATTCCGATCCTTTCGCGGACGATAGGAAATCCACGGTGTGCGACTAATTCCTCGAGCCGCGCGATTCTAATAATGGCGGACGCGTGGGACAGCGCCGAAGGTTTCTCCTCGGCCGATGTCGCGCCTATTGTTCGATTCACTTTTACGTCTATCCGCGAACGAAAGGCTCCGGCGATCGGCGCGTTTTTACGGTGGAACAGACGCGCCCTTGACACGTTGCCGCCGCGTTAGCGGCACTCGTCTTACGCAAAGAGCGTCGGGAAAAATGAAGTGGGAACGAAACGGGAAAAGCGTTAATCGGCGGAGCGATAAAAAATCCCATTATCCGCATTATCGTAAAACGCTGAATCGTCGGGGGTAACGCGCGTTGTCTCGGATTCAGGTAATTACTCAGGTTTCCCTGCGCGCTTAATTGTCGAGAGTCAGCGGCCGTTGCCGATGGTTCCGCGAAGTTCGCCGCGAAAGTCGTAAAATTTCTTTGTCGTCGGCTGGCAGATAAATTTTTTCCTTTGCTCGGTGGATATTGGGATCAGCGAGCGGCAACAACCGATTCCATTTGCCTTAGGAAATACGCTGCCCGCGGTAATGGCGTCGGAGAAATGGGGCTTCGGTTATTCATTCGAGCAACGTTTAACTCGACCATTAAGATGCCACTGCAACGCCGAACGATCCGGCGATTAATGAACCCTTGGTTGTCAGAAAGATCGCCGCTTTCGAAACGTCACGATTGAGAGATGTCATTTTCTCTTGAACACAGGTTTGCAGTGCGGTCATCCGGCGGTACCGATGAACGCCAAGGTGTCGTTGTCCGATGACTCCACGGCGACCGGCGCGCTGGCGACGTACACCTGCGACACCGGCTACGAATTGTTCGGGTAAGTCTAATTGATGCCGCAAACACGCGTACTCTGGAACGTTCTTTCCACGTTAGAATCAACATATCGGTTAAATATAGACTGCGCGTTGATCGCGTCTATGCAGCTGAAACGAGTCTCGAGCCGCAAAGACGATCGCTTATCGGTACGGAAACTCGGCCCAATTCCGAATACGGTTCGATCGCGTTCAGTCTGTCGATCGGAAAGCAAAACGAACGGAACCTCTCGAATTTTCTACGAGCTGCCGTCGCAATTCCTTATCGAAGTCGGCCGCGTTAGACGTCGGTTCACTGTGTACAAGTAATTTACACAACACTGCGGAGTCCTCCATTAAGTTGATCATCGGGCACCGTTACTCTCGAAATTGCTAAATAGCTGTGGATTCGCGAGGCGAGTCACGTAATCGTGACAGCCGACCATCGGCTGGAATTAAAGCGGCGGAGGAACGTATCGAACGGTgcattagaatttattttacagttccGATGCCGCACGGGCGTAGGTGCActtggaaaatttctttttccttgaCTCCGAGAAATGCACGGGAACGCGTGTGGCGGTCGCAGCCGAGCGGGACGACGATCGTTTGTGTACTGTTGACCGCCATTACGGACTTTCTCCGTTTTCATATAATTCGTATGATCGACGATATTTGCTCGCGTGTCCACGTTCCGATCTCTCGTCGCGCGTCGTTTACAGCGAACCGAAGCATTCCGATCGTTTTCATCCGGCCATTGGTTCTACAGCAGCGGCAGCCTGACGTGCAACGCCCGAGGGAAATGGCAAGGGGACCTACCATTCTGCGGTAAGCATTCCACCAAAGACGAAATCTTTCCGCGGCGCATTGTAATTCCCCGGTCGCGGCACCGTGCACGATTCGATCGCTCGTCTTCCTTGACAACGAGATCGCTCACGCAGCTTTCTCCTCGAAGCTCGCCGACGCTGTACGCGGAGGGACCGCTGCATTCCGCTATCGAAGAAATTCAACCGTTCCCGCTTAAAATGCGACGACGTCTCTCTTTTCCTCCGCGCGTTCGATGGAAAGCGATTTCGCGCGCCGAAATACCATCGACCTTTTGCTCCCGATCGCGGCCTCGTTTTTATTCGCCGGCCGGCGCCGCGGCACGGAAAGAAAAGTTTCACTTTTACTTGGTCAAAATTCGGGACGGAGTGCCGGCCGAGGAAAGTTTGATAGATCCATAAAACGTGCGCCGGCGATACGTTACGCAACCGAGGGGATTCCGCTCGGTGACAGTCGCCTGAAACTGCAACCGccttcgccgcgccgcgccggcggaAATCATTTTGAACGAGCTGTCGCCGAGAATGCGGAAACTCCTGGAAGCCGGAAGATTCTGAAACTCTAAGTACTTACGTGCGACTCGGTGAAACCGGGTACGACACCAGATAATCGTTTCTCCCTATTACTAAACGCATCCTGCCGTTAATGGCCGTTTTGTTAGCCGTTCGTGGCCAGCAGCACCTTTCTTCGGCGTCGTTCGGTTCCGAACAATTTGCTTCGCGCCGCGTCGAATCGAAACCCGGGGCTCATTCTTTTTGCGCGTTTCGCAGTCGGACCGTCGCGGGGTATAAACATGGAAAATCTGCTACAGGTACGAACGTCGCTTTCCGCAAACCGACCAATCAGTCGACGACCGTACGGGGCGGAGATGCGAGTCACGGAAACGACGGAGACTCGAGCACGGAACACGACGGGAAGAGGTGCACGGAGACCCAGAGCGAGCCCAGCCCTTGGTGGAAGGTCGACCTCCTCAAGTCGTACTCGGTAAAGGTCGTCAGAGTGACGACCAGGGGTTGCTGCGGTAAATTCGCCAATTACACCTGCGCGATCTCCCAATGTGAACGTTGCATAGATCAAcgatagatttacggacgtttattctacattttgatctattgtttctagaaaactatGTGTTCGTTTATACAGAtcgagaaaattgtagcttcgaagcTGGAGTACAATGTGTATTCGCAAAGCGActgaaactgttactaaatgATGTTTAAAACATTCGGTATCCGTGATATCGACGGATTTCGTGGATACAGTGTTAAGGGACATCTAAGTAGTCAATGTACTTTTCCTTGTATCGGAAAAGCCGGTTTTCCTTCTTTCATTCGGTCGGAAGTCAATCTATCGATGTCCCTTAATCCGTTCGTCGAACATTGGGTTGTCCGAATCGAAATTGAGAAAGTTCTCGCCCCCGATAGGTCATCAACCCCTTCAGGACATCGAGATACGCGTCGGCAATAGTAGCGCAGAGTTGCAACGGAACCCTTTGTGCGCCTGGTTTCCCGGCACGATCGGTAAGCAGTTGGCGAGTCGTTGAGCCGTTAAAAGTAACTCGGGGTGCTGTTATGCATTCAACGTTGTTTCGGGATGGATAGCGACTCGCGGCGAAAATTCATGCAAGGATACGGGGGAACTTAAAACTCGTCAGTTCACGCTTTAAGCGTGTTCTCCCACCGGTTCGTTTTAACCGTCTGAATGCCACGGGTCCGTCTAAAAGACGGTCGAAGAAtaccaagcggcgcgatcgcctTTCGTTTCAGCTGAGAAACAGactgacgcttttctattttcacgtaAACGAACCTAAATGGTGCAATCGTTCTATTCTTCCATTTCTAAACAGgcaataacaaaactaaatagacggaagacgaataaataaacttcatttgattctacgaacggTTTTAAACGAATCTACTGCCACTTTTACGCAGTATATCGAAGAAACTTGCCACTCGAACGCTAAAAGAATATCGTGTATCCATCATCGAAGAACGTTGGATGTTTCTAAGGAGAAAGTTTAGAGTACAAAGCTTTAACAAGTGCGATTCCGACTGTACCTCCGATCTTGCGATCGGTTCTTACAGAGGAAGGCATCACGAAGACCTTCGTCTGCGCCAGAGCACTGATCGGTCAGTACGTGTTCCTACAGCTGGTCGGTGTCGAGGGCAGCCTGAGCCTCTGCGAGGTCGAAGTGTTCGCCGTGGACGGTAAGTCGAGGGCTCAAGAACGCGAACGATGCCTGGCAGTCTGTCAAATATATTCCTGTAGAATAGTTCTACCCGATTTTCCGCAGAGTTCTCGACGGACAGGTGCGCCTACGCCGGGACGCCAGCTGACGCTGATCTGGCAGCGTTCAATTCCACCTGTTACGAGTTCGTAGTGAAGAAGGGTGGATCCTTTCAGGAGGCTCGTAACTACTGCCGCACGAGGGGCGGCGATCTCGTCCACGGCTTCAAGGTATTACGTTTCCCTTCGCTCGTTAAACGAACAACCGCATCGGCATAGAACTCTCACACGCATCTGAAAGTTGCGAGTCACGCGAGCGTTTCCCAGTTTTTTATCTCGACGGCTACACTTTTCCTCGGCTCTTCTTTCGCGTGAATTTGATTTCAACGTTGCCGGTTGCAGGGCGCCGCGTCGGTGTACATACTGAACAATCTCGAGAGGCGAAAGGACAAGCTGAAGACGCAGCTGGTTTGGATCGGCGCGCAGAAGGAGCCTCTGATCACCGCGCGAACGTGGCGATGGGTCGACGGTGAGTATCCTATGACTCTTTCGTTTTTGACGTGGCTGTCCCCTATTATCCATTGACTACGGCCAAAAGACTTCTTTTCCCTTCTCACGATCTATCTACCTATCGACGGTATTCATGGGAACGGGGTCGCGGAGCTGTCGGGGTTGAGCAACGACGGTTGAGATCCGAAGACCCGAATCGATCGGACTGGATGGTAATTACATGGTAATCACGGCTCTGCCCGCAAACGAATTCATTTAGTCCGAATCGTTCGGAAACCGGTGTATCGGCTGACCGTCGTGCTCCGCGAAATCGAAGTTCAACTCGGCGCGGTCGAATGCGGAGCGACCGACTGTCGGCGCAATCGCACGCGCTAATAAATAGAACGTGAAAGTTGCCACTGTGGGGAAATCGACGGGAAGTTACACCCGCGAGCGTCTGCTCGAACGTATAATCTCTGCTAATCGTTTGTTGCGTCTGGCGTTCGCCGGCCAGACGAAAACATCGCGCGCCCGATCGTGGGACTTTCGGCGATGAACCTATTAGAATCGGCTGACCAACGTTTCTGGATCTATAAGAAAAGAAACTCGGCGATCGGGCTGTTCGGGAATGCTTGCGAAAGGTTACGCGATCGATGTTTTTAGGCGAGATCGTGCAAAAACCTTCCTGGGGAAAGGACCAGCCGAACAATTACAATGGCGAGCAAAACTGCGTGGTGCTGGACGGCGGTCGCAGTTGGCTTTGGAATGACGTCGGTTGCAACCTTGATTACTTGCACTGGATATGTCAGAGCAGTGAGTGCGGACCGATACGCGCGCAACGAGCCACGAATGTGGTTTCCACCGTAAGAATATCTGATCTCCCCTTCGTTGACGCATGGTTCCAGGACCACCGACCTGCGGTAGCCCGGAGAAATCCGCGAACACGACGATAGTAGGGGTGAAAAGGACCATAGGATCCAGCATAGAGTACGTCTGTCCCGACGGATACATGCTGATCGGCTCGAAGAGCAGGGTATGCGAGCCAAGCGGATTTTGGAGCGGCGAGCCGCCCACCTGCAAATGTAAGCTTAATCGCGCGCGTCTGGACGCGAGCCGCATAATTGCAGGGTTGACGAAGATGCAGCTGATGATTTGCAATCGCGTCGCGTATAATCAACGTCGTTGCTTCGATGTCCCCAGTCGTCGACTGCGGCCCTCTGCCGGAACTGGAGAACGGTGCCATCACGCTGGTTGATAAAAGAACGACGCACGGAGCGCTCGCCGATTACGCCTGCAAAGAGAATTACACGTTGCTCGGGGACGCGAGACGCAGATGCGGAGACGGCGGTATTTGGAGTGGACATAAACCTCAATGCTTATGTACGGAACAACCGGCAGTGGTACCGACTGAACGGCGACGATTAACGTACCGCGTGATGTTTAACGTTCCCTATTTTCCAGTCGATTGGTGCCCAGAACCGCCGCCGGTGAATGGCGGAGTTGTCACGACCACTGGGAGGCGAGCCGGATCCACCGCCACTTATTCCTGCCAAAACGGCTTTATCTTGTTCGGTGATAATGTGAGCAGTTTTTCGAAATGATCATTCTTTCGGGATGCCTGCAGCTATCTGccctcttaacacgttgaacgcggAGTCGATTTTCTGTTGATTTTCTTACAGGGAAAAGATAGATCCCTTAGAATTACACAGTTCGAATAGCATGTTCGTTTCACGCGTCGCTCAAACGAAACATCTACTGTCAGTTCTCAGAGACTGACGtcgcgctcaacgtgttaatcattttattgtACATGTGTTAACGAGTGCAATGGGTTCCGAAAGGTTCTCGCGTGCGACGTCGGAGGAGAGTGGTCGGGCAAAGCTCCCCAATGCAAGTTCGTCGACTGCGGCGCACCCGCTCAAATCGAATTCGGCTCCGTGACCTTGATCAACGGCACCACCACGGTGAAAAGCTGGGCGGTGTATTCGTGTTTGGAGGACTACTGGCTGGTCGGTGAGGCGAGACAGGAGTGCACGAAAGAAGGGAAATGGAGTCACGATACGCCGTCGTGCGAGTGTGAGTGACGCTCTGTCTATGGATTGACCTCGATCCCGGTGAAATAGTGGACgttcaattatttctttaacGCAGTGATCACGTGCGAGGAACCCGAGGTGCCAGCAGGAAGCTACGTTGTCGGGTACGATTTGAATGTCCACAGTTCCATCGAGTACCACTGCGAAGCGGGATACCTGCTTCAAGGGGAGGCCAGGCACACGTGCGGCAAAGACGGAGAGTGGACCGGAGAAGTGCCCACTTGCGAATGTAAGCCGGCTGTTCTGCTTCATTCGTAATATTCAACACTCCTCCGAGAAGTTGACGTAtaattgagtcgctcggaagtcGATACGGTTAGAcgcagaaaatgaaaattgagaaaattcatgGTTTTTAATGCATAactattatatcaaatattcagAGGCTATAAAAAGAAGGGATTTCTAatctagaaaaaacgaagaaccgAGTGAATGCTTGAATAACTAAAGAGAATGTCATTTACTCCATTAAAACTCAGAGAAATCAAGAAATACCAAGCAAGTGGACTTCGATTTCTAAGCGACTCAATTATTCTCTAATTGCATTCCTCT comes from Nomia melanderi isolate GNS246 chromosome 7, iyNomMela1, whole genome shotgun sequence and encodes:
- the fw gene encoding CUB and Sushi multiple domains furrowed isoform X2; amino-acid sequence: MTREILLSLLGILVVGAEGLQCGHPAVPMNAKVSLSDDSTATGALATYTCDTGYELFGSGSLTCNARGKWQGDLPFCGTNVAFRKPTNQSTTVRGGDASHGNDGDSSTEHDGKRCTETQSEPSPWWKVDLLKSYSVKVVRVTTRGCCGHQPLQDIEIRVGNSSAELQRNPLCAWFPGTIEEGITKTFVCARALIGQYVFLQLVGVEGSLSLCEVEVFAVDEFSTDRCAYAGTPADADLAAFNSTCYEFVVKKGGSFQEARNYCRTRGGDLVHGFKGAASVYILNNLERRKDKLKTQLVWIGAQKEPLITARTWRWVDGEIVQKPSWGKDQPNNYNGEQNCVVLDGGRSWLWNDVGCNLDYLHWICQSRPPTCGSPEKSANTTIVGVKRTIGSSIEYVCPDGYMLIGSKSRVCEPSGFWSGEPPTCKFVDCGPLPELENGAITLVDKRTTHGALADYACKENYTLLGDARRRCGDGGIWSGHKPQCLFDWCPEPPPVNGGVVTTTGRRAGSTATYSCQNGFILFGDNVLACDVGGEWSGKAPQCKFVDCGAPAQIEFGSVTLINGTTTVKSWAVYSCLEDYWLVGEARQECTKEGKWSHDTPSCELITCEEPEVPAGSYVVGYDLNVHSSIEYHCEAGYLLQGEARHTCGKDGEWTGEVPTCEYVECGKVLPVLSGSVEYVNGTTHLGSEITYSCTRNYRLNGVTRRYCLDNGQWSDATPKCEEIRCPEPVYAEHGILSVTGNDRMYGRTLIRTGTPENSNTGATSYKIGALAKYRCERGYKVVGEPLSTCEDNGKWSGEVPRCVYVDCGKPEQIQHGKYTLTSNATYYGAAALYECDGNFELDGFARRLCLENGTWSSDTPVCKEIRCKDPGKEGVLSTQVSTHSVGGIAHYACPRGYYMEGNESRVCLQNGSWSGSVPACFSVECRHPGPIENGRVIVVNGTTTYGGTAEYHCLPQFERVGPFLRKCLDTGSWSGEEPKCEFMPNEVAEAQGVGTSVGIGAGVIIFILIIIGLVYLRLRKATPVKNTENVQAAERKEDQNAAVMSYATLNDGTPNAMYENVPEDGLYDSPYSISGSTYGYGTNVRRHYGRSGHYEAEPVSNRNGITINGVSVR
- the fw gene encoding CUB and Sushi multiple domains furrowed isoform X1, with the protein product MNAKVSLSDDSTATGALATYTCDTGYELFGSGSLTCNARGKWQGDLPFCGTNVAFRKPTNQSTTVRGGDASHGNDGDSSTEHDGKRCTETQSEPSPWWKVDLLKSYSVKVVRVTTRGCCGHQPLQDIEIRVGNSSAELQRNPLCAWFPGTIEEGITKTFVCARALIGQYVFLQLVGVEGSLSLCEVEVFAVDEFSTDRCAYAGTPADADLAAFNSTCYEFVVKKGGSFQEARNYCRTRGGDLVHGFKGAASVYILNNLERRKDKLKTQLVWIGAQKEPLITARTWRWVDGEIVQKPSWGKDQPNNYNGEQNCVVLDGGRSWLWNDVGCNLDYLHWICQSRPPTCGSPEKSANTTIVGVKRTIGSSIEYVCPDGYMLIGSKSRVCEPSGFWSGEPPTCKFVDCGPLPELENGAITLVDKRTTHGALADYACKENYTLLGDARRRCGDGGIWSGHKPQCLFDWCPEPPPVNGGVVTTTGRRAGSTATYSCQNGFILFGDNVLACDVGGEWSGKAPQCKFVDCGAPAQIEFGSVTLINGTTTVKSWAVYSCLEDYWLVGEARQECTKEGKWSHDTPSCELITCEEPEVPAGSYVVGYDLNVHSSIEYHCEAGYLLQGEARHTCGKDGEWTGEVPTCEYVECGKVLPVLSGSVEYVNGTTHLGSEITYSCTRNYRLNGVTRRYCLDNGQWSDATPKCEEIRCPEPVYAEHGILSVTGNDRMYGRTLIRTGTPENSNTGATSYKIGALAKYRCERGYKVVGEPLSTCEDNGKWSGEVPRCVYVDCGKPEQIQHGKYTLTSNATYYGAAALYECDGNFELDGFARRLCLENGTWSSDTPVCKEIRCKDPGKEGVLSTQVSTHSVGGIAHYACPRGYYMEGNESRVCLQNGSWSGSVPACFSVECRHPGPIENGRVIVVNGTTTYGGTAEYHCLPQFERVGPFLRKCLDTGSWSGEEPKCEFMPNEVAEAQGVGTSVGIGAGVIIFILIIIGLVYLRLRKATPVKNTENVQAAERKEDQNAAVMSYATLNDGTPNAMYENVPEDGLYDSPYSISGSTYGYGTNVRRHYGRSGHYEAEPVSNRNGITINGVSVR